The window CCTTCACTCAACACGCCAAGACACAGACGGCTGGCGATGCCGCGCCGGCGCAGCATGGTGTGCGCGGCCAGCGCCCGCGCCAGATCAGGCCCGCGCAGCCATCGCCATGCGCTGGCGGCATCGATCGCCCAGGACACCCAGGCGGTCTCATCAGCGGCAAACCGGTTGCGACGAATCCTGCGGTTCGCAAAGGCGAACACGCGCTCGGGCGACAGCAGGCGCACGCCGAGGCGCGCGGCAACAAGCAGGACGGCGGCCTCCGTGAGATAATTGCGCCGCCGCGTGCCGGCTTTCATCCGGATCGGCCTTGCGACATCCGTTGAAGCTCGCCGGGATCCGGCACCCGCAGCAGCCCGTTGCTCAGCATCTGCTGCAGGAACGCGTGAACCTCGGCTGCGAGCACATCGGCCTCGACCTGATACAGCTGCGCCAGCGCCTGGCAGACCTCGCCCACGCTGCGCGGCTGGGCCAGCATCGCCCAGATCTCGCTGCCGACCTTGTTCAGCCCGAAATACGCGCCGGCGCGCGCGCTGAGCATCATCACTTCCTCGCCCTGCGTCGTGCGGGTGGGCTCGCTATCCTGCACCAGGAGCGTATCGGCGGTCAGCGGCACGGTCGCAGGACCTTTGTCGCGCTGACGATAATCGTTCCGTTGCAATAGCGCTGCATGCGGGTCTCCCCGTCGGCGCGCCCGCATGGCAATTCAAGGTGGCGGGCCGCTTGAGACAAAAAATTCACTCGGAATTCCGGGAAATTGTAGCAGCGGAGGACCACCATTTCAAAGAGAGTTTGACGTCGGCCCGTGAAACGCGCCAGACTTGGCGCTGTCAGATTTGTGCGAGCCCGGAGATGCGCGATGCAATCCCTGCCGTCCCACAGTCCCGCCCCACACGACTTTGCTGAAGCAGCAGTTCTTGAAGCCCCAACTCCTGAAACACCAATTCTTAAAGCGCCATGGCTCGATTTCCTGTGGCTGGAGCTGACCCACAAATGCAATCTGGAATGCGTGCACTGCTACACCGACTCCAGCCCCACCCGCGCGCTGCATGGCGGCCTGATGGAGGCGGACTGGCGGCGCACCATCGATCAGGCGGCGGGACTCGGCTGCCGCAAGCTGCAGTTCATCGGCGGCGAGCCGACGCTGCATCCGGCGCTGCCCGACCTGATCCGGTTTGCGCGGGACAGCGGCTTTGACTGGATCGAGGTCTACACCAACGGTTTGGCGTTCAGCCCGCGGCTGCGCGCGGCGTTTGTCGACCACCGCGTGGCGTTGGCGTTTTCGATCTACGCGGCGACGTCGCTGCCGCACGACGCCGTCACCCGACGCGCCGGCAGCCACACCCGCACCATCGCCAATCTGAGGTGGGCGCTCGCCGCCGGCCTGGACGTGCGCACCGGCATCATCGCCACCGGCCTGAACCCGGAGGTGACGGCGACCCGGCGCTTTCTGCAGCAACTGGGCGTGCGGTCGATCAACATCGACAGCACCCGCGCGATGGGACGCGGCGGCGCGGCGGCAGAGGTTTCCACCGCAGCCAATTCCACCGCAGCATTATGCGGCCGGTGCTGGGAGGGCAAGCTGTGCATCACCGCCGATGGCCAGGCGATGCCCTGCACCTTTGCGCGGCAGTTTACGGTGGGGCATATCACCGCCGGCCTGGACAGCGTGCTGCGCGGCGCACCGCTTCAGCAGTTCCGGCACCGGCTGCGGGCGGAGCGCGGCGCGCGCGGCAGCGGCGGCCACGCGTTTTCGCCGATGGCGGAATGCGGACCGGTCACCCCGAACTGCGTTCCCCTCGGCGACCCCTGCTCTCCGGAAGAATTCCACCCCTGCCTGCCGATGGGCGGCCGCCCCTGCGTTCCGCAGGAAGGCCCCTGCACCCCCGAAGTGCCGCCCTGCGGCCCCGAAGGCGGCTGCAACCCGAACGCGCCGCCGTATTAGGAGCTCTGGAAGCTCTCCCGTCGCCAGCAAGAGCCGAGCGCGACCTAGTATCTCGCGCTCAATCCGACCAGCCATCTCTGCACCGGAAGAGCGGTGTCCTCGTCACGGCCCTTGGTATAGCTCGCTTTCAGGCCGACATATTTCTTCTCGTCGAAATTGTAGGTGAGCGAAGTTTCGAAAAACGACAGATTTCGAACGCTTCCGGCAAAGCCGTAGAGATAGGTTTCGGCCACCACCAGCGTGAAGGACGGGCCGCTGGAATCGGTCGTCAGGGCGAATCCGACACGAGATCCGGCGCGCCCGAAACTTCGATTGACCAGGCTTTCAACCGGATCGTTGCCGCGATCAGTGTAGTAGCCCATGTCCGCGCGCAGATCGAACAGGATCTCCGCGTAGGCGGATAGCCAGAACGGTATCGGGCGCGGATCGTTGAGGTTCATGCCGCCATTGGAGACGTCGAAGGCGGTGAATGGCCTGTAGAGTAGCGTGAGGCTGGCGATCTGGCTGTGATCCTTGGTGTTCTGGAGAAACTGAGGTTTTGCTGCGATGGTCTGAACCAGCACGTCTCAGGGGATGGTCGTTGTGAACATCATGCCGCCCGCGACGAAGCTTGTGGGATCCCGCGACTGCGCTTTTCCCTCCGTATCGGTGATCGATTGATAGAACGACACGTAAGGGACCGCGGCGGTGAAGCCGGACTCGAACGCATATCCGACCGCGCCCGTCAGCTTGTAGTTCTGTGTCTTCGTGGTGCTGTGGTCGCCGGAAATCGTCGCCGTGGCCTGGCTGGTCGACGAGAACGAGGGATTGTCGCGGCGGATCAGGAGATCGTTGGAGACCCCGCGGACGCGCAGCGGGGAGCCATCGGCAGCTGCCTGCGACTGCTGTGTTGACCATGAATGTTTAGGATGAATGGGGGTGAGGAGGACGATGAACTCCACACTCTGCGTGTCATCGTCCGGCTCGACCCTACGAGATTCACACATCTTCACGCAGACTACGGACCTCACGTTGTCTTCAACGTCGTGGCCACTCGGCAAAGAGTCGTTCCCTCCCCCCTTGTGGGGGAGGGTTAGGGAGGGGGGTAACGATAGATCCGCAGCGTGAGTGATCGGCTGCGTCGCACCATCTCTCATGCAGGTCGCGATGATCATTCCGCTTGAACGGTCCGACCGGGTCGATTCCTGACATTTTGGACCGGGCTGATGCCTGACAGTATTCGGTCATTGTTTTGCTGTCGCTGCCGTTTTCTGCTGAACGCGGAACCGGGCGCGCGGGGGAGCAAAGCGGAGGAAACGGTGGTCACGATCGATCACCCCCAGATCCCGGTCGCAGAAGCGCAGGATGTGGCCGCCGGTGTCGCGTTCGGCGAGACCAACGAGTTCGCCTGCAAGCGCTTCACCGACGAACACGAGCTCGCCGCGCCATTTGATTTCGCCGGAGGAACGCACACGGCGGACCTCATGATAAGCATCGTACCAGGGGTCATGGAGATGGCTCGGCAGGGCGCGCGACGGCGACTGCCAGAGCTTGGCGGGCGGCGCTTGATCGAGAGCCTCGTGCGGCCGCTCCTGGTTGAAGTGGTGGCGGAAGACGTCGAACCGGCGCTGCTGCTCGGCAGCCGTTGCCGCCGGCGGTTTCGAGGTCTCAGCCTTCAGAGTGCGGTGCATGCGCTCGTGCCGGGCGTTGTCCTGCGGACTCGCCGGCGGGATGTAGTGCGGCTCGATGCCGAGCTTGAGCCACCACACCGAGAGTGCCGAAAGGCCGCCCGCCCCCGTGGATCCGAACGGTGTACCGTTATCGGAGCGGATCGCATCGGGAAGGCCAATGTCCGCGAAAACGCGTTCCAGCGCGCCTTTAACGCCAGCCCAGGTCGGATCGACGATGCGGACCTCGACAAGAAAGCGGCTCGCAGCATCCGTGATGGTGAGCGGATCGCAGCGTGTCCCGTCGCGGGTTCGAAACCAGCCCTTAAAGTCGATCGACCATTCCTCATTGGGGACGCTTGCCGGCGCCACCACCTCGCCCTGTGCAATCGCTCGACGTCGGCGACGGCGTGTCTCGACCAAGCCTTCCCGCTTCAGGATGTCGCCGATCGTCGACGCCGCAGGCCAGTCGATCTCGGGCCGCCCGCGCTCAAGCCATGCCTTGACCTTCTTCGGGCCGAAATGCGGGAACCGTCGCCGTGTCGCGATGAGGCAGTCGGCCAGTTGGCTAGCCGTCGCATGCGGACAGCTCTCCACCGCGTGGCTTCTCTCCTCGAACCAGTGCGGCTCCCCGCTCGCGCGGCGGCGCTTCCACACGTAGAAGGTCTCCCGGCTGATGCCATACCGCGCGCACAGCTCCGTCACCGAAAATGCTCCCGTCTCGTACTCCCGAAACAACGCGATACGCTCCTCCATAGGACTGCTCTCCCTGAAAGGCATCGCCTGATCCTCCATCGAATCAGACGAAGCTTGCCTGTCAGGAATCAACCCGGGTCAAATTGTCAGGACTCAGCCCAGTTTGTACCAACACGCGGCCCCCCCTCCCCACCCTCCCCCACAAGGGGGGGAGGGAGCCGCAAAATCATCGTCTCGAAATCAAGACGTCGCGGATCGAGATGTGTGCATATCGTAGGGTCAAGCCGGACGATGACACTGAGTTTGGTGAAGCATTTCGACCTCCACAGCCGTCATGCCTGCTCGCCAGCGTGCAGCGCAACACCACCTCCGCCGTATTGAGCTTCCCGCGCCCTCTCCCCATATCGTGCTGATCAGGGAGTGCTTGCCGTGCGGATGCTCCGGGTGGCCCTTGTGATTGCGGCGGCGGTGATGGCGCTGATGATGGCGCCGCGGCCGGCGGCGCCGGCGGAGAGCAAGCCGCTGGCGCTGACGGTGGGGATTGACGGCGCGATCGGGCCGGCCACGGCGGGTTATGTGCGGGACGCGCTGAAGACAGCCCAGGAGCGGCGCGCCGAACTTGTCATCCTGCGGTTGAACACCCCGGGCGGGCTCGCCTCCAGCATGCGCGAGATCATTGTGGATGTGCTGGCCTCGCCGGTGCCCGTGATCGGCTATGTCGCGCCCTCGGGCGCCCACGCGGCTTCCGCCGGCACCTATATCCTCTATGCCACCCACATCGCCGCGATGGCGCCGGGCACCAACATCGGCGCCGCGACGCCGGTGGCGATCGGCGGGCCGCTGCCGGGCCTGCCGGGCGCGGGCCAGGACAAAGACAAGGACAAAGACAAGGACAAGGACAGCAAGGACAAGGACGGCGACACCAAGGCCGCGCCAAAGGATGCGATGACGGCGAAGGCCACCAACGATGCGGTGGCGCTGATCCGCAGCCTGGCCGAGCTGCGCGGCCGCAACGCCGACTGGGGCGAGAAGGCGGTGCGCGAGGCCGCGACCCTCACCGCCAATGGCGCACGCGACGCCCATGTCATCGAGCTGATCGCGCGCAGCGAAGCGGAGCTGTTGCAGCAGATCGACGGCCGCACCGTGGAGCTGGCCGGCGGCGCCACGCACACGCTCGCCACCAAGGACATCACCGTGGAGACCATCGAGCGGGGATGGATCGCGCGCTTTCTCGGCGTGATCACCGATCCCAATGTGGCGTTCATTTTGCTCCTGGTCGGCCTGTACGGCCTGTTCTTCGAGGTGACCACGCCCGGCGCGGTGGCGCCCGGCGTGATCGGGACGATCTGCCTGTTGCTGGCGGCCTATGCCCTGAACATGCTGCCGATCAATTATGCCGGCCTCGGCCTGGTGCTGCTGGGCATCGCGCTGCTGGTGGTGGAAGCCTTCAATCCCACCGTGGTGCTCGGCCTTGGCGGCGTTATCGCCTTTGTGCTCGGCGCGCTGCTGCTGTTTCGCACCGACGCGCCGGGCGTTCGCGTCTCCTGGCCGGTGATCGCGACGGCGGCGGCGATGTTTTTGGGCCTGATCGGTGTCGTGCTCGCCTCGCTGCGCCGCGTGCGCAACAGCCCGCCCAGCACCGGCGCCCACGCCATGCGCGGCCTTCCCGCGCAGGTGATCGACTGGTCGGGTGAGGGCCCGGTCTTTGAGGGCCATGTCTTCACCCAGGGCGAACGCTGGCGGGCGCACGGCGCCGAGGCATTCGCGCCCGGCGAGACGGTGGAGGTGGCCGACGTGACCAACCTGACGCTGGAGGTGCGGCGGCGATAGCCGCGGCGACGGCCGCGGAGGAGAGTTCGGGCTCGTGCTTTTGTGAGCCCCAGGAGGTGCCCCATGCTCGATTATGTCTCTGTCCTCGTGCTTGTCATCGTCGCGCTGGTGTTCTTCTCCCAGGCGATCCGCATCCTGCGCGAATATGAGCGCGGGGTGGTGTTCACGCTGGGGCGCTTCACCGGCGTCAAGGGGCCGGGACTGATCCTCCTGATTCCCGTGGTGCAGCAGCTGGTGAAGGTGGACCTGCGGGTGATGGTGGAGAACGTGCCGCCGCAGGACGTGATTTCCCGCGACAACGTGTCGGTGAAGGTGAACGCCGTGCTGTATTATCGCATTGTCGACGCCGAGCGCGCCATCATCCAGGTGGGCAACTACATGGCGGCGACCAGCCAGCTGGCGCAGACCACGCTGCGCTCGGTGCTGGGCAAGCACGAGCTCGACGAGATGCTGGCGGAGCGCGACCGGCTCAACGCGGATATTCAAGAGATCCTGGACCAGCAGACCGACGCCTGGGGCATCAAGGTGACCAACATCGAGATCAAGGACATCGACCTCAACGAGACCATGGTGCGCGCCATCGCCAAACAGGCCGAAGCCGAACGGCTGCGCCGCGCCAAGGTGATCAACGCCATGGGTGAACAGCAGGCCGCCGAGAAGCTGGTGGAAGCCGGCCGCATCCTGGCGCAGGAGCCGCAGGCCATGCAGCTGCGCTACTTCGCGGCGCTGCACGACATCGCCGGCGAGCGCTCATCCACGGTGGTGTTTCCGCTGCCGATGGATCTGCTCGGGCATTTGAACGGGCGGGGCAAGGGCGCGGGGTGAGGTGGCCGTGCAGGCTATCGTTACGGTGGACTCTCGAGGAAAGGATTGCGGATGTTCAAGCCATCGATGAGGCGGCCATGCTGCATATCCTCGCTGTAGAGAATATCGCATCCACCTTCGATCGCCGAGGCGACGATCAGCGCATCATAAAAGGAGAAACTATGATCGCGCGCCAGCGCGACCGCGGCTGCATGCGTGTCGGCGGTCAGCGGCAGGATGTCGGGAAACAGAAAGCGAAGAGAATGCAGCGCGGCCTCGACGATGGGCCAGTTCTGCCTTTGCTTGTTGCGCAACACGTTGGTGAATTCGTTCAGGACCTGGACGCTGATGACGCCGCCATCGGCAACAACCGCCAATGCACGTGCGCGCCGCGCATCCGTCGAATAAGCATAAATCAGGACATTGCTATCGAAGAACGCACTCACCGCTCATTCGCCTCGTCGCGGTCGAACTTGTAGCCTTCGGGCAGAGGAAAACGGAATTGCTCCATCCGCTTCAGAAACTCCGCGCGCTTGTCGACCTTCTCGACGGCAATCTGGCCTTTCGACGCCTCGACCACCTTCAGTTCGTCACCGGGGGCGAGACCGAGCTGATCGACCAGGGCCTTGGGCAATCGCACGGCCAGGCTGTTGCCCCACTTCGACACCTGCATGATCGCCTCCATGATATTCCAAAATTCATGTATATCATAAGCAGATACCATTTCAGTTCAAGGGGATCTAAGCCATTGATTTTACTTTTTAACTACGCAATCTCGCCGGCGGAGCGGATATCACCAGCACTCCAGCGCCTGGCTCTCGTGCCGCGTCTTCAAAGCCCAGGATACTTCCGCGTGATCGCCGCGCCCTTCTCCGTTTCCGCGCCTTGCGAAATCTCCCACCCCGGAAACGCCAGCAGATCATCCGCCATCTCGGTGATCACATCTTTCAGCTCCAGGCGCGCGAGCCAGGCGCGCGGGATCTCCTTCGCGCCCCAGAGCGCGCCGAGCAGATTGCCGGCGATGGCGCCGGTGGAATCGGAATCGCCGTCGTGATTGACGGCGAGCACCACGCCCTCGCGAAACCCCGGCGCCACCAGCGCGCAATACAGCGCGATCGCCAGCGCTTCCTCGCCGACCCAGCCCTGGCCGAGTTTGGCGATCGCCCGCCCATTCTCGCGCTTTGATGGCGCCAGATCGGAGGCCGCAAGATCCTCCGCGCGCAGAATGGCATCCAGCGTCTCCGCGTGATCCGGCGCGCGGCGCAGGCAGGCTTTGGCCACGACCAGCGCCTGCGCCAGCGGGACGCCCGCGACAAGTCCCTGCACCAGCACCGCGAGCACACCCGCGGGCAGCCATCCACTGGGATGGCCATGGGTGAGCGCCGCCAGCCGGACGCCGAGCTGGAATGTCTCAGACGGAGGCAAACCTTCTGGGGATGAACCTTGCGGCAGCCGCGCCGCGAACAGCCCCACCGGCGCCAAACGCATCACGCCGCCGCAGCCCTTGCTGTCATTGCGCGCGGGCGCGCCCAGCGCGGTCATGGCGTGCAGCGCCGCGAGACATGTGCGGCCGGGGCCGCGCCGCGCACTGAAGCCGATCTGCTCCACCAGCCATCCGGACGCCAGGGAGCGCGGCAGCAGTGGGTTGATCTCGCCCTGCGTCAGCAACCAGCGCAGATAGGCCGCTGACGTGGTGTCTTCGTAAGACGTGATGCCATTTAACGATCCGCGCACCCAGCCGCGCAGCAGGCCCTCGGCGGTGAACAGCGTCATCTGCGTATCATCGGTGATGGCGCCGACGCGTCCATACGCGGTATCGAACGCCTCGATGCCCCCGGGCCCATAAATGCGCAGGATCTTCTCCCGCGACATGAACTCGACCGGCGCGCCCAGCGCATCGCCGCAGGCGCCGCCGAGGAGACAGCCGCGAAAGCGGGAACGCAGCGCGGCCGGGGACAACCGCGACGTCCCAATCAACCGACCTTCCGTGCTCATGCCGCACGACCACTGGACGCTTCGCTCTGCATCAGCTGCGCTGAATCCTTGCCCCAGTGTTGCACCCGCCTCGTCGTGCGGGACGCTAGCGCGACCATGTATGTAGGCATCAAAGCCGCGAGACACTTGAAGGTTGCAGCAAAAACACTACCCTACGGTGATGGGGGAAAATACCGGCAATTTCAGCTTTCTCGAGGCGCACAGTCCTCAATTGGCCAAGCTTGGTCGGCTCGCCGAACGGTATTTCTTCGACGATCCTTCGACGGCCCTGGTCAAGCTGCGCCAGTTCGCCGAAATCACCGCCAAGGAAGTGGCCGCGCGGCAGGCCCTCCTTGCGGATAGCCGGGCAACCTTTGACGAGATTCTTCGCGCACTGCGGACCCGATCGGTCCTGCAACGCGAAATCGCCGATCTGTTTTATCACCTGAAGCGGACAGGGAACACCGCAGCCCATGAAGACCGCGGCACGGCGTCCGAAGCGCTGACGGCGCTCAAGATCGCCCGGGCCATTGGCGCGTGGTTTCATCAAACCTACGGCAACGCGCCATCGTTCCGGCTGGGGCCGTTCGTGCCACCGACTGCTCCCGTCGATGCGAGCGCAATCCTGCGAGGGGAAATCGCCACCCTGCGCCAAGCCGTCGCAGCCAGTGCCGACGCCGAAGCGAAGGCCCGGCTTGCGGCTCAGGAGGCGGAGGCTGCCCGTCGCGAGCTCGAAGGACGCGCCGAAGCGGAAGCCCGTGACCGGGCCTTCTGGGAGACATATGCGGGAGAGACCGAGGCCGCGCTGCGTGCCGCCGAACGCTCGCTCGCGAACACGCAGGCCGAGGCCGCCGCCGCGCCTGCACAACAGCTCGAGTTGCTTGCGCAGGCAGCCGTCAAGAGCTCCGAAGACGTCGTGCTCGATGAGGCGACCACGCGCGTCATCATCGACGAGCAGCTACGCGCCGCGGGCTGGCGGGTCGACAGTGCGCTGCTTCGTCATGCAAGCGGCATCCGCCCTGGACCCGCGGAAGCGATCGCGATTGCCGAATGGCCGACCGAGAGCGGTCCCGTGGATTACGCGCTGTTCGTAAATGGCCGTTGCGTCGGCGTTGTCGAAGCCAAGCGCCAGATCAGCGACGTGCCCGGCCGCATCGGGCAGGCCAAGCGTTATGCGCGCGGCATCACGCTGACCACGGACGAAGTGCCGTCCGGCGGCCCTTGGATTGATGGCGATGATCGTTTTCGCGCGCCGTTCGTGTTCGTCACCAACGAGCGTCCCTATGTCAAGCAGCTCGCCACCAAGTCGGGCACGTGGTTCTGGGATGCACGACACAAGACCAACCCGCGGGCGCTAGCCGAATGGTTCTCGCCGCGCGACCTGACCGAGCGGCTGGAGCAGGAGATCGGCGAGGATGTCGCCGGTTTCGCCGAACGCGAGCTCGGCGTCACCGGGTTGCGCCCCTACCAGCAGGACGCGATCCGCGCCGTCGAGGAGGCCGTCGCCCGAGGGCAGGATCATATCCTGCTCGCCATGGCCACCGGCACGGGAAAAACACGCCTTGCCATCGCGCTGATGTACGAACTCCTGCGCACCAAGCGCTTCCGCCGCATCCTCTTCCTGGTGGATCGCAATGCGTTGGGGCGCCAGACGCTAGATGCCATGAGCAACACCGACACCAGCGGCTTTCTCAAGTTCGATCAGGTGTTCCCGATCGCCGACATGGCGCGCAAATTCCCGGAGGCAACCGACCGGGTGCAGGTGGCGACGGTACAGGCGATGATCCGCCGCATCTTCGACGATCCCGATGCGGAACGGCCGACGCCGGGCACTTATGATCTTATCATCGTCGACGAGGCTCATCGCGGCTACACGCTGGACGCCGAACTGCGTGAGGAAGACCTCGGCTTTCGCAATCTCGCCGACTATCTCTCTGCTTACCGCCGCGTGCTCGATTATTTCGATGCGACGAAGGTCGCGCTGACCGCGACACCCGCGCTGCACACGCGCGAGATCTTCGGAGCACCCGCGTTCCACTACGGCTACCGTCAGGCCGTGATCGACGGCTACCTGATTGATCATCGTCCACCGCGCCGCATTACGACAGCGCTCAGCCAGACGGGGATCAGCTTCGACAAGGGCGAAGAGGTCAATATCGTCGATCCCCGCACGGGGCAGATCGACCTCTTCAATCTCGATGACCAGGTCGATTTCGAGGTCGCCGAATTCAACAAGAAGGTCTACACACGCCCCTTCAACAGGGCGGTGGCCGAGGCGATCGCGGCCGAGTGCCCACCCGACCAGCCCGGCAAGACGCTACTGTTCGCCGCGCGCGACGACCACGCCGATATCCTCGTCGACGAGCTTCGCATCGCACTGAGCGCGGAGTACGGGCCGCAGCCGCACGATCTGGTCGAGAAAATCACCGGATCGGTCGACAAGCCGCTCGATCGCATCAAAGCGCTCAAGAATGATCCGCGCCCCAAATATGTCGTCACCGTCGACCTGCTGACGACCGGCATCGATGTCCCACCGATTGTCAACCTGGCCTTTGTTCGTCGTGTCAACAGCCGCATCCTTTACGACCAGATGATCGGCCGAGCCACCCGCCGCTGCGACGAGATCGGCAAGGAATATTTCCGGATCTTCGACGCCGTCGACATCTACGCCAATCTGCAGGAGGTGACGGACATGCGGCCGGTGGTGGTCGACCCGGCCCTTAGCTTCACCACGCTGGCCGCCGATCTGGAGCGTGCCACCACCGATATCGACCGTGCGTTCGTGCGCGATCAGATTGTGGTCAAGCTGCGCCAGCGCCTGCGCCACATCGACGAGACCCGACGCGAAGCGCTCGAGGCGGTGCTGGGGCCGTTCGATGGCCTGGCTGACCGCCTCAAGTCTGCGCCGCCCACCGACACCATCGCATTGTTCCAGCAGCACCCGTCGCTCGCGGCAGTTCTCGATGCTGCCAACCCTGCACGCCCTCGCGACGGCATCTATATTTCCGAGCATGAAGACGAGCTTGTCTCGGTCGCGGACAACTATGGCGGCAAGGCTACGCCCGGCGACTATATCGAGAGTTTTGAGGCGTTCGTCCGCGCTAATATGAACGCGGTGCCCGCCATGATCGCGGCGACTCAGCGCCCACGCGAGCTCACCCGCAAGGAACTGAAGGAACTGGCCATCCTGCTCGATTCCAAGGGGTTCTCCGAGGCCAACCTGCGCCGCGCCTATGGCAGCGCCCGCAACGCCGACATCGCCGCGCATATCATCGGTTTCGTCCGCCAGGCGGCGGTCGGTGACCCGCTGGTGCCTTATGAGGCGCGGGTTGAGAACGGAGTGCAGCGCATCCTCGCGAGCCGGGCCTGGACATCCAAGCAGAAGCAGTGGCTCACCCGTATCGGCCGCGTCCTGAAGGCTCAGCCGGTCGGCGATCCCGAAATCCTCTCTGATCCACTGTTTGCACAGGCCGGTGGCTTCGAAGTGGTCGACCGTGCGTTCGATTCCGGGTTAAGGGAAGTGCTTAAAGACCTGAACGCTGCCATCTGGGACGGCGGCAGGGTCGCATAACGAAAGAACCGTGATGAACCCGTCCGCTGATCTCGTGAACAAGCTCTGGCGTCTTTGCTCGCTGCTCCGCAAGGACGGGGTGACGTACCAGCAGTATGTCACCGAGCTCACCTACCTGCTATTCCTCAAAATGGCGTCCGAACAGAAGGACGAAAGCCGCATTCCGGAGCAGTACCGTTGGAGCGCGCTGAAAGGCGCGAGCGAGACCGA is drawn from Bradyrhizobium prioriisuperbiae and contains these coding sequences:
- the hsdR gene encoding type I restriction-modification system endonuclease, with translation MQQKHYPTVMGENTGNFSFLEAHSPQLAKLGRLAERYFFDDPSTALVKLRQFAEITAKEVAARQALLADSRATFDEILRALRTRSVLQREIADLFYHLKRTGNTAAHEDRGTASEALTALKIARAIGAWFHQTYGNAPSFRLGPFVPPTAPVDASAILRGEIATLRQAVAASADAEAKARLAAQEAEAARRELEGRAEAEARDRAFWETYAGETEAALRAAERSLANTQAEAAAAPAQQLELLAQAAVKSSEDVVLDEATTRVIIDEQLRAAGWRVDSALLRHASGIRPGPAEAIAIAEWPTESGPVDYALFVNGRCVGVVEAKRQISDVPGRIGQAKRYARGITLTTDEVPSGGPWIDGDDRFRAPFVFVTNERPYVKQLATKSGTWFWDARHKTNPRALAEWFSPRDLTERLEQEIGEDVAGFAERELGVTGLRPYQQDAIRAVEEAVARGQDHILLAMATGTGKTRLAIALMYELLRTKRFRRILFLVDRNALGRQTLDAMSNTDTSGFLKFDQVFPIADMARKFPEATDRVQVATVQAMIRRIFDDPDAERPTPGTYDLIIVDEAHRGYTLDAELREEDLGFRNLADYLSAYRRVLDYFDATKVALTATPALHTREIFGAPAFHYGYRQAVIDGYLIDHRPPRRITTALSQTGISFDKGEEVNIVDPRTGQIDLFNLDDQVDFEVAEFNKKVYTRPFNRAVAEAIAAECPPDQPGKTLLFAARDDHADILVDELRIALSAEYGPQPHDLVEKITGSVDKPLDRIKALKNDPRPKYVVTVDLLTTGIDVPPIVNLAFVRRVNSRILYDQMIGRATRRCDEIGKEYFRIFDAVDIYANLQEVTDMRPVVVDPALSFTTLAADLERATTDIDRAFVRDQIVVKLRQRLRHIDETRREALEAVLGPFDGLADRLKSAPPTDTIALFQQHPSLAAVLDAANPARPRDGIYISEHEDELVSVADNYGGKATPGDYIESFEAFVRANMNAVPAMIAATQRPRELTRKELKELAILLDSKGFSEANLRRAYGSARNADIAAHIIGFVRQAAVGDPLVPYEARVENGVQRILASRAWTSKQKQWLTRIGRVLKAQPVGDPEILSDPLFAQAGGFEVVDRAFDSGLREVLKDLNAAIWDGGRVA